A single region of the Biomphalaria glabrata chromosome 15, xgBioGlab47.1, whole genome shotgun sequence genome encodes:
- the LOC106079980 gene encoding uncharacterized protein LOC106079980 yields the protein MGHWSHWASYVSCLCVLTADLFVLQGQSSVIRHRRDGSKSLQLMLSDVHNDIYTNSNKEDGDGNRNNLFDKVSLPDPAPAPDPAPAPDPVKVPEPDPVQAPDPPKVDKPQVDTPQADPPQKETPQVDTPQVDTPQVDIPHVDAGQSGTKREEDGDGHGNNGGIDSPSASKPEQAEQQKPQEQQQQQQQQEEQQQQQQQQEEQQAQPEPGPATEPPPPPPDTPEPIPADEIVADQQSQKADQATDKDSSEEVPIENLVDPIFVPSPDGSPGTAVGGAPDPFDLTPFGTDGPPVPAYNDPFDPFIQPNHPPPPPPVLHIPIDLPPPPPPSNFVYQPPPPPPIVFAPAGPAPRQDFVFIPPPPPKGENPPPPVPETPAPPKPQSANDQKGLVADVAADALDAQQDAIANAKDVAANAG from the exons ATGGGACATTGGAGCCATTGGGCTAGCTACGTCTCGTGTCTATGTGTTCTTACAGCAG ATTTGTTTGTGCTTCAAGGCCAGTCGTCGGTGATCAGACATAGGAGAGATGGTAGCAAGAGCTTGCAGTTGATGCTGTCTGACGTACACAACGACATCTACACCAACAGCAACAAGGAGGATGGGGATGGGAACCGCAACAACTTG TTTGACAAAGTTTCACTTCCGGATCCTGCACCGGCACCTGACCCAGCACCCGCTCCTGACCCGGTGAAAGTACCTGAGCCCGACCCGGTGCAGGCTCCCGATCCTCCGAAAGTAGACAAGCCTCAAGTAGACACCCCTCAAGCTGATCCTCCACAGAAGGAAACCCCACAGGTGGACACTCCACAAGTGGACACTCCACAAGTGGACATACCACATGTGGACGCCGGCCAAAGCGGCACCAAGAGAGAAGAGGACGGGGATGGTCATGGCAACAACGGCGGGATAGACAGCCCATCGGCCTCTAAGCCAGAACAAGCGGAACAGCAGAAGCCGCAAgaacaacagcagcaacagcAGCAACAGGAAGAACAGCAGCAGCAACAGCAGCAGCAGGAGGAGCAACAGGCACAGCCTGAGCCAGGTCCGGCCACAGAGCCCCCACCTCCTCCTCCGGACACTCCCGAACCTATCCCGGCAGACGAGATCGTCGCCGACCAACAGTCTCAAAAAGCCGACCAGGCAACGGACAAAGATTCCTCTGAAGAAGTACCTATAGAGAATCTGGTCGATCCTATATTTGTACCATCACCCGACGGGTCGCCTGGTACCGCTGTAGGGGGCGCTCCAGATCCTTTTGACCTCACCCCTTTCGGAACTGACGGCCCCCCAGTGCCTGCTTACAACGACCCATTCGATCCTTTCATTCAACCCAAccatcctcctcctcctcctccagtTCTTCACATTCCCATCGACCTCCCTCCGCCTCCACCACCGTCCAACTTTGTCTACCAGCCCCCTCCGCCGCCTCCAATTGTGTTCGCCCCAGCCGGCCCCGCCCCACGTCAAGATTTCGTCTTcattcctcctcctcctcccaaAGGCgaaaacccccctccccctgtcCCAGAGACGCCGGCCCCACCAAAACCCCAATCTGCAAATGACCAGAAAGGACTGGTCGCAGATGTCGCAGCTGATGCCTTGGACGCGCAGCAAGATGCCATTGCCAACGCTAAAGATGTTGCGGCTAACGCCGGCTAA